TGCTTTATCGGTGTTGCGTGGGTTCCAATGTTCCCTAATAATTGCAATTTTTGTTTACGGGCTTTATCGAACCTGACGGTTTTTTTACCACATAATCTAAGTAGACCAAAAATAATTCTACTTCTTAAATTATCATGAAGATCGACCACCAAATCATACTGAACTTGAGCAAGTGAAAAGCTGAATTGAATCAACTCAATAAAACCAATAAATCCTTTCTTAAAATCAACAGGCAGGACCTTTACTTTATCTAAATTATTAAAGAAAGGGGAGTTATTTTTTTTAGTAACAACATGTATTTCAAGTTCATCATTGTGAAGTAAGGCAGATCGAATGACAGGATTCAAAAGGGCTACATCGCCCATTGCTGAAAACCTGATCATCAATACCTTCATGATGATTACTTCTTGTTATATAACTCCGGATTGGTCGCAGGATCGTTGTACATTTTCATTTGCCTGTAGGTTTTCATACGAGTTTTCCCTTCCCCTATTTCCTGAATCAAGGCATTCAAACTAAAACACAAATCGGCCTTTTGTTCCAGGAGAATTTCTAATTTATTCTTGCAAACAGCTGTATGTTTCTCATCAACGTCCGTCCTCAGGGTTTGCTCCTGCATATGGTAAATTTTCAGCATCAAAATGGACAATCTATCAATCACCCATGCAGGAGTTTCTGTATTAATTCTGGGATTTTCTACTAAAGTCACGTGAGCAAACTGGTTTGAAAACCAATCATCAATTTTTTCTACTAAATCAGTTCTTTCCTGATTAGACAAATCTATCCTCCTTTTGGTGTGAATGAATTCATCCGGTGGCAAATCAGGTTTTCGAATGATGTCTTCCAAATGCCATTGAACAGTGTCTATCCAGGATTTAAGTTTTAGGAAATGATGAATATCATGCTCGACATCCTGAAACGGAAATGCCTCGTCTACATCATTAGAAGTATGGTATGCTTCTATTACCTGCAGAAAAACACTACAACAATATTCGGCAGTCAACATACTCAATTGTCCATTTATTAAATTAAATGTATCCAGTTTAACTCATATACTCCTCTATCGGAGGACATGTACAAATTAGATTTCTGTCTCCATGTGCATTGTTCACCCTGCCCACCGTCGGCCAGAATTTCAACCCTCCATGCAGGTAAGGCAATGGATAGGCGGCTTTTTGTCTGGAATAAGGCTTGTTCCACTCATCCGCTGTAATGATGGCAGCAGTATGCGGCGCGTTGTGCAATACATTATTTTCAGTCGGGTATTCTCCCCTTGCAATCTCATCAATTTCATCATGTATGGCAAGCAAAGCTTCACAGAATCTATCCAACTCTTCTTTATTCTCTGATTCTGTTGGTTCAATCATAATGGTTCCTGCTACCGGGAAGGATAAAGTTGGAGCATGAAATCCATAATCCATAAACCTCTTTGCTACGTCTTCTGCACTCACACCTACATCCTTATAAGGACGTAAATCAACAATGAGTTCATGCGCTACTCTGCCATTTTCACCTTTGTAGAGTACCTTGTATCTTCCTGACAACCTAGAAGCAATGTAATTTGCATTCAAGATGGCATGCTTAGTGGCTTTTGTCATTCCATCAGGACCCAACATTCTGATATAGGCATAAGATATTAACAGGATGCTGGCGCTCCCATAAGGAGCCGCTGACACTGCAGGAACAGCATGTTTATCTCCATTTACAGTAAAATATTTATGGCTTGGCAGGAAAGGTTTTAGTTTGTCGTTTACACAGATTGGGCCCATTCCCGGACCACCTCCACCATGAGGAATGGCAAAGGTCTTATGCAAATTCAAATGGCAAACATCTGCACCAATGGCGCTGGGACT
This region of Candidatus Vicinibacter affinis genomic DNA includes:
- a CDS encoding DUF4254 domain-containing protein, which encodes MLTAEYCCSVFLQVIEAYHTSNDVDEAFPFQDVEHDIHHFLKLKSWIDTVQWHLEDIIRKPDLPPDEFIHTKRRIDLSNQERTDLVEKIDDWFSNQFAHVTLVENPRINTETPAWVIDRLSILMLKIYHMQEQTLRTDVDEKHTAVCKNKLEILLEQKADLCFSLNALIQEIGEGKTRMKTYRQMKMYNDPATNPELYNKK